A genomic segment from Geitlerinema sp. PCC 7407 encodes:
- a CDS encoding caspase family protein encodes MKRRHFLQFSGSALAALGLSQGQFSRQAMQYGRVLAQDTPRKRALLIGINAYPEPTTSLHGCLTDVDLQRELLIHRFGFNPSDIIELSDRTPDKPTRANILKAFEEELIAGTKAGDVVVVHYSGHGSRMIDLRPLRSDGLVGTILPGDLLGPGGKGEAPDISERSLFLLSRLIPTEALTVVLDCCFSGSSTRGNALVRSESGHFSRTGFSTPLSAAELADQERWLARLNLSVEEFEALRAKGIAKGVAIGSALGSQTALEIPMDGFSAGAFTYLLTRYLWQAAGGVSAAELYEALRLNTTALAARRGAAQPPSLGTQPQQNQDRPVYFSPLAGRSAEAVVTEQAGETVQFWLGGVSPQRLPTATTRFSAVDDQGQPVGEVQCLEREGLRGAGRWVKGDRALLRPGLRLREQIIALPTRPKLRLGIDESLQDDRAELEAAIAELPMVELVPTTDRTPLDGFLGRLTAEMQFQLQVQELPTLPSVNSIGLFGPTLSPLTEGFGPPEESPTQAVARLRPRLVSLLVDRILQQLETGAVSPLRVSARVRDRDSGQVIRAVATRGAQEAGSRVGGDRESRTASIGRSIEIELINGEPENLYMGAIAIGTTGDITVLHPVTWDAPDDATLVRQNSSQVIPRPEDGVNLLTQGPPGSLEVMIFASRQPLDSFFQGLQRVAGQQKTRRGFLPLRGEESLDMLENLLRDLDSPRSAGAGSAASRPTSTVDTAAFVALSALWEIG; translated from the coding sequence ATGAAACGCCGTCATTTTTTGCAGTTTTCAGGTTCAGCCTTGGCGGCCCTGGGGCTGAGCCAGGGACAGTTTTCGCGGCAGGCGATGCAGTATGGGCGCGTCTTGGCCCAGGATACGCCCCGCAAGCGCGCCTTGTTGATTGGCATCAATGCGTATCCAGAGCCCACCACGAGTCTCCATGGCTGCCTGACCGACGTTGACTTGCAGCGGGAGTTACTAATTCATCGCTTTGGCTTCAATCCCAGCGATATTATCGAGCTCTCCGATCGCACCCCGGATAAGCCGACCCGCGCCAATATTCTCAAAGCCTTTGAGGAAGAGTTGATCGCCGGGACCAAAGCAGGAGATGTGGTCGTGGTGCACTACTCCGGCCACGGTTCAAGAATGATCGACCTTCGGCCCTTGCGATCGGATGGGCTGGTGGGCACGATTTTGCCAGGTGATCTGCTAGGACCTGGGGGAAAAGGGGAGGCGCCAGACATCAGCGAGCGATCGCTCTTTCTCCTTTCCAGGCTGATTCCGACGGAGGCGCTGACCGTAGTCCTCGACTGCTGCTTCTCGGGGTCGAGCACGCGGGGAAATGCCCTGGTGCGCTCAGAAAGTGGCCACTTTAGCCGGACAGGTTTCTCGACGCCCCTCAGCGCGGCGGAACTGGCCGACCAGGAGCGCTGGCTGGCCCGGCTCAATCTCTCCGTTGAGGAGTTTGAGGCGTTGCGGGCGAAGGGAATAGCCAAGGGGGTTGCGATCGGCTCGGCCCTGGGCAGCCAGACGGCTTTAGAGATTCCCATGGATGGCTTTAGTGCGGGGGCCTTTACCTATCTGCTGACGCGCTATCTGTGGCAAGCGGCGGGAGGGGTATCGGCAGCCGAGCTCTACGAAGCGTTGCGGCTAAATACGACGGCCCTAGCAGCGCGGCGGGGTGCGGCCCAGCCGCCTAGCTTGGGGACACAGCCGCAGCAAAACCAGGACCGGCCAGTCTACTTTTCGCCCTTGGCGGGGCGATCGGCGGAGGCGGTGGTGACTGAGCAGGCAGGAGAGACGGTGCAGTTCTGGCTGGGGGGCGTTTCGCCCCAGAGACTGCCGACAGCAACCACCCGGTTTAGCGCGGTGGATGACCAGGGTCAGCCGGTGGGAGAGGTCCAGTGTCTGGAGCGCGAGGGGCTGCGGGGCGCTGGCCGCTGGGTGAAGGGCGATCGCGCGCTGCTGCGTCCTGGGCTGCGGTTGCGGGAGCAGATCATCGCGTTGCCGACCCGTCCGAAGCTGCGCCTGGGAATTGATGAGTCGCTCCAGGACGATCGGGCGGAGCTCGAGGCGGCGATCGCGGAGCTGCCGATGGTAGAGCTGGTCCCCACAACCGATCGAACGCCCCTCGATGGCTTCCTGGGGCGCCTGACGGCCGAAATGCAGTTTCAGCTCCAGGTGCAGGAGCTGCCGACCCTACCCTCGGTGAACAGTATCGGCTTGTTTGGGCCGACCCTCAGCCCGCTGACCGAGGGGTTTGGGCCGCCCGAGGAGTCGCCAACCCAGGCCGTCGCGCGGCTGCGGCCTCGCCTGGTGTCCCTGCTGGTGGACCGGATCTTGCAGCAGCTGGAGACGGGGGCAGTATCACCGCTGCGGGTGAGCGCTCGCGTGCGCGATCGCGATTCTGGGCAGGTGATTCGGGCCGTGGCGACGCGCGGCGCCCAGGAAGCGGGGTCGCGGGTGGGGGGCGATCGCGAATCTCGCACAGCTAGCATTGGTCGCTCGATCGAGATCGAGCTGATCAATGGCGAGCCGGAAAACCTGTACATGGGGGCGATCGCCATCGGCACCACCGGCGACATTACCGTGCTGCATCCCGTCACCTGGGACGCGCCGGACGATGCCACCCTAGTGCGCCAAAACAGCAGCCAGGTGATCCCCCGCCCCGAGGACGGCGTGAACCTGCTCACCCAGGGACCACCCGGGTCCCTGGAGGTGATGATCTTTGCGAGCCGACAGCCCCTGGACAGCTTTTTCCAGGGGTTGCAGCGAGTGGCAGGCCAGCAGAAAACGCGCCGGGGATTTTTGCCCCTCAGGGGCGAGGAGTCCCTAGACATGCTCGAGAATCTGCTCCGCGATCTCGATTCCCCTCGAAGCGCTGGGGCGGGAAGTGCAGCGTCACGGCCCACTTCCACCGTGGACACGGCGGCGTTTGTCGCCCTGTCGGCCCTATGGGAGATCGGGTAG